One genomic region from SAR324 cluster bacterium encodes:
- a CDS encoding ABC transporter permease, translating to MPASELPQNSAWRRILGEHYRIIMGNRLSAVGFVFIVLFLVVAIFAPWLAPHDPWEMLYDQEGEFASLRPPSWEFPMGTTHLGYDLFSQLILATRTTLLIGAISGGISILIGANIGLIAGYYGGKIDEVLMRFTDVLYGMPFLPFIIVLISLFGRELEFVILAIVLIIWRTSARVIRAQTISIKQRQFIAAARARGCSHLRIIYRHILPNVLPLLLLYAAFNIAWSIITEASASFLGFGDGETISWGGMLYELWLSGKTRVAWWWFTAPSLCIVLLVTSLVFVSRAYEEVANPRLRKR from the coding sequence ATGCCAGCCTCTGAACTACCACAGAACAGTGCCTGGCGCCGGATTTTGGGGGAACACTACCGAATCATCATGGGCAATCGCCTGAGCGCAGTGGGCTTTGTGTTTATCGTACTATTTCTCGTGGTTGCTATCTTCGCTCCATGGTTGGCCCCCCACGATCCTTGGGAAATGCTCTATGATCAGGAAGGAGAGTTTGCGTCGCTTCGCCCACCTTCCTGGGAATTCCCGATGGGCACGACTCATTTGGGCTACGATCTCTTCTCTCAACTGATCCTGGCAACTCGAACGACCCTGTTGATTGGTGCTATTTCAGGAGGGATCTCAATCCTGATTGGTGCTAACATCGGCCTGATTGCAGGTTACTATGGCGGAAAGATCGACGAGGTGCTGATGCGCTTCACTGATGTGCTCTACGGGATGCCTTTTTTGCCATTCATCATTGTGCTGATTTCCCTATTTGGACGCGAACTCGAGTTCGTTATCCTTGCAATCGTATTGATTATCTGGCGAACCTCTGCCCGAGTGATTCGAGCCCAAACGATTTCAATCAAGCAACGGCAGTTCATCGCAGCAGCCCGGGCTCGAGGGTGCAGTCACCTCCGCATCATTTATCGTCACATCCTGCCCAACGTCTTGCCACTACTTTTACTGTACGCAGCCTTCAACATTGCTTGGTCAATCATTACGGAAGCCAGCGCTAGTTTTCTTGGATTCGGTGACGGTGAAACGATTAGCTGGGGAGGTATGCTCTACGAACTCTGGCTATCTGGGAAGACCAGGGTAGCCTGGTGGTGGTTCACTGCTCCGTCCCTTTGTATTGTATTGCTTGTCACCTCACTCGTCTTTGTCAGTCGCGCCTATGAGGAAGTCGCCAATCCCAGACTGAGGAAGCGATGA
- a CDS encoding PilZ domain-containing protein yields the protein MKKEHRVHPRYRVQLLAKMEEGQRVSHVKIIDLSLAGCRIVCKQLLNPSAHVRLTFFLKTEGGHQATLPISCRVTRVFKADEDKIVGLAFIGSILPENGIEQLITEAAKDPKAKLA from the coding sequence TTGAAAAAAGAACATCGTGTACATCCTAGATACCGTGTCCAATTGCTCGCCAAGATGGAAGAGGGACAGCGGGTTTCACACGTAAAAATAATCGATCTGAGCCTGGCAGGTTGCAGAATTGTCTGCAAACAGCTGCTCAATCCTTCAGCCCATGTTCGCCTAACCTTTTTTCTCAAAACAGAAGGTGGACATCAAGCAACCCTTCCCATCTCCTGCAGAGTAACTCGAGTATTTAAAGCAGATGAGGACAAAATAGTGGGATTGGCATTTATTGGTTCCATCCTTCCTGAAAATGGGATAGAGCAACTCATTACAGAAGCAGCGAAGGATCCAAAAGCTAAGCTCGCCTAG
- a CDS encoding SDR family oxidoreductase, whose amino-acid sequence MELKLKGNKVIVSAGGSGIGLAIVQGFLAEGAEVATCDINPELVSELKRNHPSVYGEEVDVADAQAVQQFTQSAIGKLGGLDCLVNNAGIAGPTSPIEEIPEADWERCLSVCLNSQYFFIKASVFSLRKSSNPSIVNISSAAGKYGFAFRTPYSTAKWGVIGLTKSLAIELGPDQIRVNAILPGLVSGERQKRVLTAKAEKRGVSFDEIEQEAFSYTSIKSYVTPQDIANQVLYLASERGKLISGQAISVDGDTRMLA is encoded by the coding sequence ATGGAGCTTAAACTGAAGGGAAACAAGGTAATTGTGTCGGCTGGTGGCTCTGGTATCGGGCTAGCCATTGTCCAGGGATTTCTGGCAGAAGGTGCGGAGGTGGCGACCTGTGACATTAATCCAGAGTTGGTTTCTGAGTTGAAGAGAAATCATCCCTCAGTTTACGGTGAAGAGGTGGACGTTGCTGATGCTCAGGCAGTTCAACAATTCACACAGTCTGCCATTGGAAAACTGGGTGGTCTGGATTGTTTAGTCAACAACGCTGGCATTGCAGGGCCAACCTCGCCGATCGAAGAAATTCCAGAAGCAGACTGGGAACGCTGTCTTTCGGTTTGTCTGAACAGTCAGTATTTTTTCATAAAAGCATCTGTTTTCTCTCTTCGGAAGAGTAGCAATCCCTCCATCGTCAATATCTCCTCGGCAGCTGGGAAATATGGCTTCGCCTTCCGAACTCCCTACTCTACCGCCAAGTGGGGTGTAATCGGCCTGACCAAGTCGCTAGCGATTGAATTGGGACCTGATCAGATTCGTGTCAATGCGATCCTCCCGGGTTTGGTATCGGGAGAACGTCAGAAACGAGTACTGACAGCCAAAGCTGAAAAAAGAGGCGTCTCCTTTGACGAAATCGAGCAGGAAGCTTTCTCTTACACCTCCATTAAGTCCTATGTCACTCCGCAGGACATTGCTAACCAAGTACTATACCTGGCGTCAGAGAGAGGAAAACTAATCTCTGGTCAGGCAATCTCGGTAGATGGAGACACTCGTATGCTAGCCTAA
- a CDS encoding ABC transporter permease, producing MFDYILRRLVYTLITLFAVASILFVLFRMLPGEATMQVISPAMDPAVQERMKAAFGLDLPVWQQYFIYLQNLVTLEWGRSFVSAQEVTSVIAYRFWNTLLLMLTGLCLTLTVGIGCGIWMAWRRNGPLDVGGTIVGLIFQAAPPFITGLLLLMVLSYRLGLFPTGGMYPPGQRPDSLLELLIMPAFWERIVLPTITVGAYYLATPMLVMRDSMLEVLGSDYIELAKAKGLKPRIVMFRHAARNALLGVVTLASIMVGFAVGGQVVVESLFSWPGMGQLMVESAAAHDYPVAQGTFLMLAILVIGLNFLTDILYCYLDPRIKVSNTGLT from the coding sequence ATGTTTGACTACATTCTGCGCCGATTGGTCTACACTCTCATCACGCTCTTCGCCGTCGCCTCGATTCTATTTGTGCTCTTCCGAATGCTTCCGGGTGAAGCCACCATGCAGGTGATCAGTCCAGCCATGGATCCTGCTGTCCAAGAAAGAATGAAAGCTGCCTTCGGTCTCGACCTTCCTGTCTGGCAACAGTACTTCATTTATCTTCAAAATTTGGTGACTCTCGAGTGGGGGCGTTCTTTTGTTTCCGCGCAGGAAGTCACATCCGTTATCGCCTACCGTTTCTGGAATACCCTGTTGCTGATGCTGACCGGCCTGTGCCTCACGCTAACCGTAGGCATTGGCTGTGGAATCTGGATGGCTTGGCGCAGGAATGGGCCACTTGATGTGGGAGGGACAATCGTTGGGCTAATTTTTCAAGCGGCTCCACCTTTCATTACTGGACTCCTGCTATTAATGGTTCTGAGTTATCGACTAGGGCTTTTCCCAACTGGAGGAATGTATCCTCCTGGCCAACGGCCAGACAGCCTGTTGGAGTTGCTGATCATGCCAGCTTTCTGGGAAAGGATTGTGCTGCCAACCATCACCGTTGGGGCCTACTATCTTGCGACACCCATGCTAGTCATGCGAGACAGTATGCTAGAAGTGCTGGGTAGTGATTATATCGAACTCGCAAAGGCCAAGGGCCTGAAACCACGTATCGTCATGTTCCGACACGCAGCTCGAAATGCCCTGTTAGGAGTCGTCACTCTGGCGTCCATCATGGTCGGCTTTGCAGTAGGTGGACAAGTTGTCGTTGAATCACTTTTCTCCTGGCCAGGAATGGGACAACTGATGGTAGAGTCCGCAGCGGCTCATGATTATCCAGTCGCACAGGGAACCTTTCTGATGCTCGCGATCTTAGTCATTGGGCTGAACTTCCTGACCGACATTCTCTACTGCTACCTAGACCCACGGATCAAGGTTTCCAACACAGGCCTGACATGA
- a CDS encoding serine hydrolase: MSTRQTVDVKRLRHLDNLLINTIGKPGQLPGAQVLVWRRGDLSYFRWAGYRDLERGLPIEEDTIFRIYSMTKPIVSVALLMLLEEGRFRLDTPASEFIPKFADLEVFAGVDEQTGEMQTEERKRSVTIHQLLTHTSGLTYEMHAEQHPVAKLYKQSSAERAPLSLEGMVDHLLNFPLAYQPGTRWHYSVSTDVCARLVEIISGQPIDRFLQERIFEPLGMRDTGYHVPPQELSRLAELYSVADWFDPNLSPETLEKAWQSGAKLKLLSGFESEIYKAPHNCLRGGHGLVSTALDYLKFARMLLQYGKWEGERLLSHKTVELMRVNHLSAELFPLEIRNNPLKEEGWGLGVSVNIDPAQSMCLGSQGSYGWAGLASTKFLIDSQEELILIQMGQLIPPPEHLFFQYLKNVVYQALTP; the protein is encoded by the coding sequence ATGTCAACTCGCCAAACTGTAGACGTCAAAAGGCTTCGTCACCTTGATAACCTGCTGATCAACACCATCGGGAAACCGGGTCAACTACCTGGTGCACAAGTATTGGTCTGGCGTCGAGGAGATCTATCCTATTTTCGTTGGGCGGGCTACCGAGATCTCGAGCGAGGATTGCCGATTGAGGAGGATACGATCTTTCGGATCTATTCGATGACAAAACCAATTGTTAGTGTGGCTTTGTTGATGCTGTTGGAAGAGGGACGCTTTCGTTTGGACACACCAGCATCGGAGTTTATTCCGAAGTTTGCTGACTTGGAGGTTTTTGCTGGAGTAGATGAACAGACAGGTGAAATGCAAACGGAAGAACGCAAGAGGTCCGTAACCATCCACCAGTTGTTGACCCATACCTCTGGCTTGACCTACGAGATGCATGCGGAACAGCATCCGGTTGCCAAGCTCTACAAGCAATCTTCTGCTGAAAGGGCCCCTTTGAGTCTTGAGGGGATGGTCGACCATTTGTTGAATTTTCCATTAGCCTACCAACCGGGAACCCGCTGGCACTACAGTGTGTCCACTGATGTTTGTGCCCGTCTTGTCGAGATCATCTCGGGTCAACCTATCGATCGCTTCTTGCAAGAGCGTATTTTTGAGCCTCTAGGGATGCGAGATACTGGTTATCACGTGCCTCCTCAGGAACTCTCTCGTTTGGCAGAGCTATATTCTGTTGCCGATTGGTTTGATCCTAACCTGTCACCGGAGACTCTGGAAAAAGCTTGGCAAAGTGGTGCCAAACTCAAACTGCTGAGCGGATTTGAATCAGAGATTTACAAGGCACCACACAACTGCCTGCGTGGTGGACATGGGCTGGTTTCTACAGCTTTGGACTATCTGAAATTTGCCCGTATGTTGCTGCAATATGGTAAGTGGGAGGGAGAGCGTCTATTGAGTCACAAGACGGTTGAACTGATGCGAGTTAATCATCTCTCGGCAGAGCTATTCCCACTGGAAATTCGCAATAATCCTCTCAAGGAAGAAGGCTGGGGACTAGGGGTGTCGGTCAATATAGACCCCGCACAAAGTATGTGTTTGGGTAGCCAAGGAAGTTATGGTTGGGCAGGCCTGGCCTCCACCAAGTTTCTGATTGATTCTCAAGAGGAATTGATCCTGATTCAGATGGGTCAGCTGATTCCTCCTCCAGAGCATTTATTTTTTCAGTATCTTAAGAATGTAGTCTATCAAGCACTGACCCCATAA
- a CDS encoding ABC transporter ATP-binding protein has product MTGERLLQVQDLTVRYQTQMGEIHAVSGVTFFVNKNEVFGIAGESGCGKSTLIRALMRLLPDNAKMSAQSIEYEGEELTRLSEAKFREKILWARMSLVPQSAMNSLNPVYRVGDQVVEAIQAHKNVSKSEARERVTELFDIVGLQPDLMKNFPHEFSGGMRQRAMIAMSLALDPGLVVMDEPTTGLDVLVQERILRRIREIRSQISSSIILITHDIAVIAEMSDRIAVMYGGQIMEQAPANDLFDTPCHPYTLGLKNAFPSIQNLQQKLISIPGSPPTLLGAPSSCPFLERCPFCVQQCSQRNPENITIQPLHEVRCVRHREAQLLREKASEKETWRSLN; this is encoded by the coding sequence ATGACTGGAGAACGACTCCTTCAAGTGCAGGATCTGACGGTCCGCTATCAGACGCAAATGGGGGAGATCCATGCCGTTAGCGGAGTCACCTTCTTTGTCAACAAGAACGAGGTCTTTGGAATTGCTGGAGAATCGGGTTGTGGCAAGTCTACATTGATCCGGGCGCTGATGAGGTTGCTTCCAGACAATGCGAAGATGTCTGCTCAGTCGATTGAATATGAAGGAGAAGAGCTAACTCGACTCTCCGAGGCAAAGTTCCGTGAGAAGATCCTCTGGGCTCGAATGTCCCTGGTTCCACAGAGCGCGATGAACTCCCTCAACCCCGTCTATCGTGTGGGGGACCAAGTCGTTGAAGCTATCCAGGCACACAAGAATGTTTCCAAGTCAGAGGCACGTGAGCGGGTCACTGAACTCTTTGATATCGTTGGACTCCAGCCAGACCTGATGAAGAACTTTCCACATGAGTTTTCCGGAGGAATGCGGCAAAGAGCGATGATTGCGATGTCGCTGGCATTGGATCCAGGACTGGTAGTAATGGATGAACCCACTACTGGGCTGGACGTTTTGGTTCAGGAGCGCATCCTGCGTAGAATTCGAGAAATCCGTTCTCAGATTTCTAGTTCGATCATCCTGATTACCCATGACATCGCGGTGATTGCGGAGATGAGTGATCGCATCGCTGTAATGTATGGTGGGCAAATCATGGAGCAGGCTCCAGCAAATGATCTATTCGACACACCCTGTCACCCTTACACCCTTGGCTTAAAGAACGCTTTTCCATCGATCCAAAATTTGCAGCAGAAGCTGATCTCCATTCCAGGTTCTCCACCAACCTTGTTGGGTGCTCCCAGCAGTTGTCCCTTTCTAGAGCGCTGCCCATTCTGTGTGCAGCAATGTAGCCAGAGAAATCCTGAAAACATTACGATCCAACCCTTGCACGAAGTCCGCTGTGTCCGCCATCGTGAGGCACAACTACTCCGAGAAAAAGCCAGCGAGAAGGAGACATGGCGCTCCTTGAACTGA
- a CDS encoding 3-keto-5-aminohexanoate cleavage protein encodes MTQKAILTCAPTGAIHTPSMSPYLPVTADEIAEAAIAAVQAGASIIHLHARDEETGRPVQTPEAFLKFLPRIKQACNVVINITTGGAPQMTLAQRMSPAKELQPELASLNMGSMNFGLYPMLKRYTSFKHDWERQHLENSRDLVFKNTFQDIEEILTTCSANGTRFEFECYDTSHLYNLAHFLDRGLVKAPLLVQTVFGILGGIGTHPEDVAHMKRTADRLFGDQYVWSVLGAGRSQMQIAAMSAAQGGSVRVGLEDSLWLSKGVLAESNAQQVQKARQVLEGLSVEVATPDEAREILQLKGENQVNF; translated from the coding sequence ATGACTCAAAAAGCCATCCTGACCTGTGCTCCCACAGGAGCAATCCATACACCTTCAATGTCTCCATATCTGCCAGTCACGGCAGACGAAATTGCTGAAGCGGCGATTGCTGCTGTACAAGCTGGTGCGTCCATCATTCACTTACACGCACGGGATGAGGAGACAGGCCGTCCAGTGCAAACTCCAGAAGCCTTTCTGAAGTTCCTGCCTCGAATCAAGCAGGCTTGTAACGTAGTGATCAACATCACTACTGGTGGCGCTCCTCAGATGACCTTGGCCCAGCGGATGTCTCCTGCCAAGGAGCTTCAACCTGAGTTGGCTTCCCTGAACATGGGCTCGATGAACTTTGGGCTCTATCCGATGCTGAAACGCTACACGAGCTTCAAGCATGACTGGGAACGCCAGCACTTGGAGAATAGTCGAGATCTGGTGTTCAAGAATACTTTTCAAGATATTGAGGAGATCCTGACGACTTGTTCCGCCAACGGTACGCGCTTCGAATTTGAATGTTACGACACCAGTCATCTCTACAATCTCGCCCATTTTTTGGATCGTGGACTGGTCAAAGCACCGCTGTTGGTTCAGACAGTCTTTGGCATACTTGGAGGGATTGGCACTCACCCAGAAGATGTGGCTCACATGAAACGAACGGCTGACCGGTTGTTTGGCGATCAGTATGTCTGGTCAGTTCTTGGGGCGGGACGTTCGCAGATGCAAATTGCCGCCATGTCGGCGGCCCAGGGTGGTTCCGTACGAGTTGGATTGGAAGACTCTCTCTGGTTGTCCAAAGGAGTGCTGGCAGAGAGCAACGCTCAACAGGTCCAGAAGGCCCGGCAGGTCTTGGAAGGACTCTCCGTAGAAGTGGCCACTCCGGATGAAGCGAGAGAAATTCTGCAACTAAAAGGAGAGAATCAGGTCAATTTTTAG
- a CDS encoding enolase C-terminal domain-like protein, with protein MNHSSSQVIAYDVYRVRIPLVTPYHLSKVYGTLTHSDVLILCVETSTGLVGWGEADPGGIRFTGDTPESTMQEVHRGVLQPILGQELNNWQGPQSPLPTGGSLAAACDVAMHDALGHYHQKPVWELLGTRHHQQLELLWPTSSGTASDDLAVIQPKLSGGFRTFMLKMGHKPILEELNRLKQVFAALPEDAHLMTDANQGWTREEAKEFFQNVQDLPLVLVEQPLVADDLEGLNDLRQYGVPISVDESLQNPENAREIIAKGAADIFSIKISKNGGLLRGLEIGKAVEADNKRVMMNSMIELGITQSASLHLGTVLPNLVPFGHAYMSTLRMSDDVTDFSDWIQSGTVRLPEAPGLGVKVSEEKIRQYLEDEYHASL; from the coding sequence ATGAATCATTCCTCTTCCCAAGTGATTGCCTACGATGTCTATCGGGTTCGGATTCCCTTGGTGACTCCCTATCATCTCTCCAAAGTCTACGGCACTTTGACCCATAGCGATGTTCTGATTCTGTGCGTAGAGACGTCCACTGGACTGGTGGGGTGGGGAGAAGCAGACCCTGGTGGAATTAGATTCACAGGTGACACTCCTGAGTCCACGATGCAAGAAGTTCATCGAGGAGTGCTTCAACCGATTCTTGGCCAGGAACTGAACAATTGGCAGGGACCACAGTCGCCGCTTCCTACAGGAGGATCACTCGCTGCTGCTTGTGACGTGGCAATGCATGATGCTCTCGGGCACTATCACCAAAAACCCGTTTGGGAATTGTTGGGCACTCGTCACCACCAACAGCTAGAACTGCTCTGGCCCACATCTTCGGGTACCGCAAGTGACGATTTAGCAGTTATTCAGCCTAAGCTTTCCGGGGGCTTCCGCACCTTTATGCTGAAAATGGGACACAAGCCCATTTTGGAAGAGCTGAACAGGTTGAAACAGGTGTTCGCTGCGCTACCTGAAGATGCTCATCTGATGACTGATGCCAATCAGGGCTGGACTCGTGAGGAAGCCAAGGAGTTTTTCCAAAATGTTCAGGATCTCCCACTGGTGCTGGTGGAGCAACCATTGGTGGCAGATGATCTCGAAGGACTCAACGACCTTCGCCAGTATGGCGTTCCAATTTCAGTGGATGAGAGCCTCCAGAATCCTGAAAATGCCAGAGAAATTATTGCCAAGGGTGCTGCAGATATTTTCAGCATCAAGATCTCAAAGAATGGCGGTCTACTGCGTGGCTTGGAGATTGGTAAAGCTGTCGAAGCAGATAACAAACGAGTGATGATGAACAGCATGATCGAACTTGGTATCACTCAGAGTGCTTCCCTGCATCTAGGGACAGTCTTGCCAAATCTAGTGCCTTTTGGTCACGCCTATATGTCAACTCTAAGGATGAGTGATGATGTAACAGACTTCTCTGATTGGATTCAATCTGGAACAGTTCGTCTTCCTGAGGCCCCAGGTCTAGGAGTGAAAGTGAGTGAAGAGAAAATTCGGCAATATCTTGAAGACGAATATCATGCCAGCCTCTGA
- a CDS encoding ABC transporter ATP-binding protein — protein MALLELNNVTKHFEVRQGVLQKLQRQPVSLIKAVQSVNLTLGENEVLGIAGESGCGKSTTCLMIAGMLQPSAGEIHFSGKRVDQLLASEQAWYRRQVQMIFQDPYESLNPRFRVLETVAEGPRALKLWPEKEILERSVDMLASVGLPPAKYAERYPHELSGGERQRVGIASALVMEPRMVVADEPLSMLDVSIRAGILDLLKDLASKRHFSCVYVSHDLSILGHISDRLMIMYLGQAVEMGPTWKVIRNPQHPYTRALINAVPVPDPRVIRPVPTIRGEVSRPINPPPGCRFAPRCPHATTVCQQAFLQLQSEESNPHQTACVRLEELNQSNQLAEASP, from the coding sequence ATGGCGCTCCTTGAACTGAATAACGTCACCAAACATTTTGAGGTGCGCCAGGGAGTGTTGCAGAAGCTTCAGAGGCAGCCTGTCAGCTTGATCAAGGCGGTTCAGTCCGTCAACCTGACCTTGGGTGAAAACGAAGTGCTGGGTATCGCTGGGGAATCGGGCTGTGGCAAATCCACAACGTGTTTGATGATTGCTGGGATGCTACAACCTTCGGCAGGAGAAATTCACTTCTCTGGGAAACGTGTGGACCAGTTGCTCGCTAGTGAACAAGCCTGGTATCGGAGGCAGGTTCAGATGATCTTTCAGGATCCCTATGAGTCACTGAATCCTCGCTTTCGGGTGCTGGAAACCGTTGCTGAAGGACCCCGAGCACTTAAACTTTGGCCAGAAAAAGAGATTCTTGAGCGGAGTGTGGACATGCTAGCTTCGGTTGGCTTGCCTCCAGCCAAGTATGCTGAACGCTATCCTCATGAGCTCAGCGGTGGGGAGCGTCAACGGGTTGGTATTGCCAGCGCCCTGGTGATGGAACCTCGGATGGTTGTCGCAGATGAGCCCCTATCCATGCTGGATGTCTCCATACGTGCTGGAATCCTGGATCTGCTGAAAGACCTGGCGAGCAAAAGACATTTTTCCTGCGTTTATGTCTCGCATGATCTCTCCATTCTTGGGCACATTTCAGACCGACTGATGATTATGTATTTGGGCCAGGCTGTGGAGATGGGGCCAACGTGGAAGGTCATCCGTAACCCTCAGCATCCCTACACACGGGCTTTGATCAACGCTGTGCCGGTTCCTGATCCTCGAGTCATTCGTCCGGTTCCAACGATTCGCGGTGAGGTCTCACGACCGATCAACCCGCCTCCGGGTTGTCGGTTTGCACCGCGTTGTCCTCACGCAACAACGGTTTGCCAGCAAGCCTTTTTGCAATTACAATCAGAAGAGA
- a CDS encoding ABC transporter substrate-binding protein, with the protein MKRREFLKRTGALAGVAAASGLPSLAHAAGKPVESMTLLTANAGFDPVRPEMGRLITQACKKIGWDVKLAAEDYNMGIGKVFNEKDFDMFIVRWTGRANRIDPETFTAMMHHRDGNYNKWGYNNSRVNELSDAQQVEMDPQKRRDLVLQIQETIYNDAASSPIVYPSMTNAYREDRLKGVVPQVGEGIGSLWTDIAATTTGGDGYIRTGQTSPLKNLNPVSVTDSNEFKELRMIYDRLLQVGPDGSIEPWAATSITAVDSTTVDITLREGMTFHDGKPVTPADVKFTFDYHKQWKAPFFISSLEKFESVTITGKNTLRIKLTAPHAPLMINFFAQIFILPQHIWKDIPEKVNVDDVLKFANENPIGSGPFKFDYWDRGKELKVSANKSHFRAPKCAGIIRVTYGSHDAMAAAIETGECDRTRYILKPALVEDLNKINGIVGKGYSSHGWYGFMFNHLRGPLQDPIFRAAIDHVVPRDVIQAVVMSGFADKGGSVIAPANEFWHNASLKARPSSTKKAREILAAAGYSWDSSDRLHYPA; encoded by the coding sequence ATGAAACGAAGAGAATTTTTGAAGAGGACAGGAGCATTGGCTGGGGTAGCTGCTGCTTCTGGCCTACCTAGTCTGGCTCATGCCGCAGGCAAGCCAGTAGAGAGCATGACATTGTTGACAGCGAATGCTGGATTCGATCCGGTTCGTCCGGAGATGGGACGGTTGATCACCCAGGCTTGTAAGAAGATTGGTTGGGATGTGAAGTTGGCCGCTGAAGATTACAATATGGGTATCGGCAAGGTTTTCAACGAGAAAGACTTTGATATGTTCATTGTCCGCTGGACTGGTCGAGCGAACCGGATTGATCCAGAGACCTTCACAGCGATGATGCATCACCGTGATGGTAACTACAACAAGTGGGGTTACAATAATTCTCGGGTCAACGAACTCAGCGATGCCCAACAAGTGGAGATGGATCCGCAGAAGCGACGGGATTTGGTACTACAAATTCAAGAGACAATTTACAATGACGCAGCCAGCAGTCCAATAGTTTATCCGAGCATGACGAACGCCTACAGGGAGGATCGCCTCAAAGGAGTCGTTCCGCAAGTCGGTGAGGGAATCGGCAGTCTGTGGACAGACATTGCGGCCACAACCACCGGTGGAGATGGTTACATTCGGACTGGACAAACTTCTCCACTTAAAAATTTGAATCCGGTCTCTGTGACAGATTCCAACGAATTCAAAGAACTGCGAATGATCTATGACCGACTATTGCAGGTTGGTCCGGATGGCAGCATTGAGCCCTGGGCTGCAACATCTATTACAGCTGTTGATTCAACCACTGTTGATATCACCTTACGAGAGGGCATGACCTTCCATGATGGAAAACCGGTCACTCCGGCTGATGTGAAGTTTACCTTCGATTATCACAAACAGTGGAAGGCTCCATTCTTCATTTCTTCGTTAGAGAAGTTTGAATCGGTCACCATTACTGGCAAGAACACGTTGCGCATCAAGCTAACGGCTCCACACGCTCCGCTGATGATCAACTTCTTCGCTCAAATTTTCATTCTGCCGCAACACATTTGGAAAGACATTCCCGAGAAGGTCAATGTTGATGACGTGTTGAAGTTTGCCAATGAAAATCCGATTGGTAGTGGCCCCTTCAAATTTGACTACTGGGACCGGGGTAAGGAACTGAAGGTTTCTGCCAATAAGTCTCATTTCCGAGCTCCAAAGTGTGCGGGCATCATCCGTGTAACTTACGGTAGTCACGATGCGATGGCTGCTGCGATCGAAACGGGAGAGTGTGACCGTACACGTTACATTCTCAAGCCAGCTTTGGTAGAGGATCTGAACAAGATCAATGGTATTGTGGGCAAGGGCTACTCCAGCCATGGCTGGTATGGTTTCATGTTCAACCACCTCCGAGGCCCCCTACAGGATCCGATCTTCCGAGCAGCAATCGATCACGTAGTGCCCCGAGATGTCATCCAGGCCGTCGTGATGTCTGGTTTTGCTGACAAGGGTGGTTCTGTGATTGCGCCAGCCAATGAGTTCTGGCACAACGCCTCACTCAAAGCCCGGCCTTCCAGCACCAAGAAAGCTCGTGAGATCTTGGCTGCCGCAGGATATAGTTGGGACAGCAGCGACCGGCTGCATTACCCAGCCTGA